The window GCTTCACCGGCGAGCTGTTCCTGGCCGATGAGCTGGAGATCGAGTTAATTGCGCAGGGGATCGCCGTCGATCCGCGTGAACTACAGGCCGAATGGCAGGCGACGGTGCACACCGCGCTGCTCGATTCTGGTTTGCAGATCCCGCAAGAAGCGGCGTTCCGTAGCGGCGGGAAACAGGGGCTGCACAGTGAACATCTGGGGCCGATGCTGGCAGAGATGCAGTACTTGCAACGTGCTTACCCCGGTCAGCAGTGGTAAACGGAGGTCGCTATGCAACATCTTGCCGCCATCGCACCTGCTGAGGTGCACACCGTTTGGGGATTGCTAAGCGCTATCCCCGACCCGGAAGTGCCGGTGCTGACCATTACTGACCTCGGCATGGTGCGCCGCGTGGAACGTCACGGCGACGGCTGGGTGATTGGCTTCACGCCAACCTATTCCGGCTGCCCGGCAACCGAACATCTGTTAGGTGAAATTCGCGCGGTGATGACCGAGCACGGCTACACCCCGGTACACATTGTGTTGCAGCTTGACCCACCGTGGACTACCGACTGGATGAGCCCGGACGCCCGCGAGCGCCTGCGCCAGTACGGCATCAGCCCGCCGCAGGCCCACGCCTGTCACGCCGACGAAATGCCGAAGGATGTGCTCTGTCCACGCTGCGGTAGCACCCACAGCTCGCTGATTAGCGAATTCGGTTCCACGGCCTGCAAAGCGCTGTATCGCTGCGAAAGCTGCCGTGAACCCTTTGATTACTTTAAATGTATTTGAGGTCGCGATGACAACATTTCATTCGCTTACCGTGGCAAATGTTGAGCCGGAAACCCGCGATGCGGTGACCATCACCTTTGCCATACCCGACGCGCTACGCAGCGCCTACGCCTTCCGTCCGGGCCAGCATCTGACGCTGAAAACCCGTCTTGGTGGCGAAGAGTTGCGTCGTTGCTACTCCATTTGTCGCAGTCGCTCACCGGCAGAAATCAGCGTGGCGGTGAAAGCCATCGACGGTGGCCGTTTTTCACGCTTCGCCCAGAGCGATATCCAGCAGGGCATGGAATTCGAGGTGATGGTGCCGCAGGGTCACTTTGGCTACCAGCCACAGGTCGATCGCAGCGCCCACTATCTGGCGATCGCCGCCGGTTCCGGGATCACGCCGATGATGGCGATTATCGAAGCCACGCTGGCGATGGAAAGCGACAGCCGCTTCACCCTGATCTATGGCAACCGCAGCAGCCACAGCATGATGTTCCGTCAGGCGCTGGCCGATCTGAAAGACCGCTATCCGCAGCGTTTACAAGTGATCCATCTGTTCA of the Citrobacter freundii genome contains:
- the paaD gene encoding 1,2-phenylacetyl-CoA epoxidase subunit PaaD; protein product: MQHLAAIAPAEVHTVWGLLSAIPDPEVPVLTITDLGMVRRVERHGDGWVIGFTPTYSGCPATEHLLGEIRAVMTEHGYTPVHIVLQLDPPWTTDWMSPDARERLRQYGISPPQAHACHADEMPKDVLCPRCGSTHSSLISEFGSTACKALYRCESCREPFDYFKCI
- the paaE gene encoding 1,2-phenylacetyl-CoA epoxidase subunit PaaE — translated: MTTFHSLTVANVEPETRDAVTITFAIPDALRSAYAFRPGQHLTLKTRLGGEELRRCYSICRSRSPAEISVAVKAIDGGRFSRFAQSDIQQGMEFEVMVPQGHFGYQPQVDRSAHYLAIAAGSGITPMMAIIEATLAMESDSRFTLIYGNRSSHSMMFRQALADLKDRYPQRLQVIHLFSQESMDSDLLQGRIDGDKLRALSEHLLDFSRFDDAFICGPSAMMDDAETTLRALGMPEKAIHLERFNTPGTSVKRATGVQAEGRTVTLRQDGRERLISLSAEDDSILDAALRQGADLPFACKGGVCATCKCKVVRGEVAMAANYSLEADELAAGYVLSCQALPTSGDVVVDFDARGMA